One Tamlana carrageenivorans genomic region harbors:
- a CDS encoding FeoB-associated Cys-rich membrane protein, which yields MNAFIQNILVIAALILAVVFLVRKYIWKKKKPKKGCGGNDDCGCH from the coding sequence ATGAACGCCTTCATTCAAAACATATTGGTTATTGCAGCGCTTATTTTGGCTGTGGTGTTTTTAGTTAGAAAATACATCTGGAAAAAGAAAAAACCTAAAAAAGGCTGTGGTGGTAACGATGACTGCGGTTGCCATTAA
- the feoB gene encoding ferrous iron transport protein B has product MSKQINVALIGNPNTGKTSVFNALTGLNQKVGNYPGITVEKKEGVCKLPRGLKAHIIDLPGTYSLNASSLDESVVIELLLNQNDKDFPDIAVVVTDVENLKRNLLIFTQIKDLKIPTLLVINMADRMSYKGISLDIDYLETQLQTKIALTSTRKKMGIDTLKDLIANYKEVPSEPCLDIAQIDVNYFENLRKAFPNQLLYKLWLVITQDVNFGKTDRKEFDAVADFKTKSEGDLKRLQQKETIKRYQFINNVLKKGQTIDATQAKDLRSKLDRVLTHKIWGYVIFFVILMALFQSIYDWATVPMDMIDSAFAFLSEWTKDHLPSGAFTNLLSEGIIPGLGGIVIFIPQIAFLFLFLAILEESGYMSRVVFLMDRIMRRFGLSGKSVVPLISGTACAIPAVMATRNIESWKERLITILVTPFTTCSARLPVYLIIIALVIPDGSFLGFSYQALTLMLLYLLGFGTAVLSAYILNKILKIKSKSFFVIEMPNYKLPLLKNVFYTVVEKTKAFIFGAGKIILAISIALWFLASYGPGENFNSAENIITEKYASDNLEEEDLEHKIAQYKLEHSYIGIAGRAIEPAIRPLGYDWKIGIAIISSFAAREVFVGTLATIYSVGSDDEETIKNRMAGEVNPILGGPLFTFASGISLLLFYAFAMQCMSTLAIVKRETNSWKWPVLQLVIMSIFAYVVALIAFQLLK; this is encoded by the coding sequence ATGAGTAAACAGATTAATGTAGCTCTAATAGGTAATCCGAATACAGGAAAAACCTCAGTTTTTAATGCCTTAACAGGATTAAACCAAAAGGTTGGAAACTACCCAGGCATTACGGTTGAAAAAAAAGAAGGTGTTTGCAAGCTACCACGAGGCCTTAAAGCGCATATTATTGATTTACCTGGAACTTACAGTTTAAACGCTTCGTCACTTGATGAAAGTGTGGTTATTGAATTGCTGTTAAACCAGAACGACAAAGATTTTCCAGACATTGCTGTGGTTGTTACCGATGTAGAAAATTTAAAACGTAATCTTTTAATTTTCACACAAATAAAAGATCTTAAAATCCCAACCCTATTGGTTATAAACATGGCCGATAGAATGAGTTATAAAGGGATTTCTTTAGATATTGACTATTTAGAAACACAACTACAAACAAAAATTGCCCTGACGAGTACAAGAAAAAAAATGGGCATTGACACCCTAAAGGACCTTATTGCCAATTACAAAGAGGTGCCTTCTGAGCCCTGTTTAGATATTGCTCAAATTGATGTTAACTATTTCGAAAACCTACGCAAAGCTTTTCCGAATCAGTTATTATACAAACTTTGGCTCGTTATTACTCAAGATGTAAACTTCGGAAAAACTGACCGCAAAGAGTTTGATGCTGTTGCAGATTTTAAAACGAAAAGTGAAGGCGACTTAAAACGACTTCAGCAAAAAGAAACCATTAAGCGTTATCAATTTATAAACAACGTTCTTAAAAAAGGACAAACTATAGATGCTACACAAGCAAAAGATTTACGTTCTAAACTAGATCGTGTTTTAACACACAAAATATGGGGTTACGTGATTTTCTTTGTCATATTAATGGCTTTATTTCAATCTATTTATGACTGGGCTACTGTGCCTATGGATATGATTGATTCGGCTTTTGCTTTTTTAAGTGAATGGACAAAAGACCATCTACCTTCGGGTGCCTTTACAAATTTACTTTCTGAAGGCATTATTCCTGGCTTAGGCGGTATCGTTATATTTATTCCACAAATAGCCTTTCTATTTCTCTTTTTAGCCATTTTAGAAGAAAGCGGCTATATGAGTCGTGTCGTATTTTTAATGGATCGTATTATGCGTCGTTTTGGACTAAGCGGAAAAAGTGTGGTGCCTTTAATATCTGGAACCGCTTGCGCCATTCCAGCCGTTATGGCCACAAGAAATATTGAAAGCTGGAAAGAACGCCTTATCACTATTTTAGTAACACCTTTTACAACCTGCTCGGCCCGATTACCGGTTTACCTCATTATAATCGCTTTGGTCATTCCAGACGGCAGCTTTCTAGGCTTTAGTTATCAAGCACTTACCTTAATGCTATTGTATTTGTTAGGTTTTGGAACAGCTGTACTATCGGCATACATTTTAAATAAAATCCTGAAAATAAAAAGCAAATCGTTTTTTGTGATTGAAATGCCTAATTACAAACTCCCCCTACTTAAAAATGTTTTTTATACAGTGGTTGAAAAAACCAAAGCCTTTATTTTTGGTGCTGGTAAAATCATTTTAGCTATTTCTATTGCCCTATGGTTTTTAGCATCATATGGCCCAGGTGAAAATTTTAATAGTGCTGAAAACATCATCACAGAAAAATATGCTTCAGATAATTTAGAAGAAGAAGATTTAGAACACAAAATAGCCCAATACAAATTAGAACACTCTTATATTGGTATTGCGGGTCGTGCTATCGAGCCTGCCATAAGACCTTTAGGTTACGATTGGAAAATTGGTATTGCGATTATTAGCTCCTTTGCTGCCCGTGAAGTTTTTGTGGGTACCTTAGCCACTATTTACAGCGTAGGTAGCGATGACGAGGAAACTATTAAAAATAGAATGGCTGGTGAAGTGAATCCTATTTTAGGCGGCCCTTTATTTACTTTTGCTTCAGGTATTTCACTACTGCTTTTCTATGCTTTCGCCATGCAATGTATGAGTACTTTAGCCATTGTAAAACGAGAAACAAACTCCTGGAAATGGCCCGTTTTACAACTAGTAATTATGTCTATTTTTGCTTATGTTGTGGCCTTAATAGCCTTTCAATTATTGAAATAA
- a CDS encoding FeoA family protein — translation MQDTLAQLEHGESAIITDVSSVHIPLKLLEMGCLPGNTVQLVQLAPFHDPMYLNINGSHLAIRKETATHILIEKVRHE, via the coding sequence TTGCAAGATACTTTAGCACAATTAGAACACGGTGAAAGTGCCATCATTACCGATGTGTCTTCCGTTCATATTCCTCTAAAACTTTTAGAAATGGGCTGCCTACCTGGTAACACCGTACAGTTAGTACAGCTAGCGCCTTTTCACGACCCTATGTATTTAAACATAAATGGATCGCATCTTGCTATTAGAAAAGAAACTGCAACCCACATATTAATTGAAAAGGTAAGGCATGAGTAA